Genomic DNA from Ancylobacter polymorphus:
ATGGCGCACTTATACATTGGCTTCGCCAACATAGGTGGCACGGCCGCCACACGGTGGTGGCTGATGGCCGTAAGGTGGCCGTGAAGACACGGCCGTTTTCCGAGGGGAGGCGCCTGTGGCGTCCTATCACCTGTCCGCCCAGATCGTGAAACGCTCGCAGGGGCGTTCGGTGGTGGCCATGGCCGCCTACCGCTCCGGGGAGCGGCTGCATGACGCCGCCCATGACCGCTTCGCCGACTACAGCAACCGGCGCGGCGTAGCGTTCACCGAGATCATGGCGCCCGAGGGCAGCGCACCCTGGCTGACCGACCGGCAGACCCTGTGGAATGCCGTGGAGCATGCCGAGAAGCGCAGCGACGCCCAGCTGGCCCGCGAGATCAATATAGCCCTGCCGCACGAGCTGACCGACGCCGAGCGCGTCGAACTGGTGCGGGCGTTCGTGGCCGAGCAGTTTGTGGGCCGGGGCATGGTGGCTGATATCGCCATTCACCAGCCGGTGCGGGAGAAGGGCGAGAACCCGCGCAATCACCATGCCCATATCCTCCTGACCCTGCGCCAGGCCACGCCCTCCGGCCTCCGGGAGGTCAAGACGCGCGAATGGAACGGGCGGGGCATGCTCGACGGCTGGCGCGCCGCGTGGGCGGCCCACCAGAACGACGCGCTGCGGGCGCGCGGTTTCCGGGTGCAGGTGGACCACCGCACCCTCGCGGCCCAGCGGGCCGAGGCCATGGCCCGGGGAGACCGGCGCGCGGCCAGCCTCCTCGATCGCATCCCGGAAATCCATGTCGGGCCGCGCGCCCGTCAGGCCGGACGTCAGCAGCGGCCGCTTTCCAGCCGCCCGCGCGAGGCCGGTCCCCGCCGGTTCTGGGAGAAGGGGGCGCCTGCCCGGCGCCGCGTGGTGGACTACCCGCGCATTGACCGGGGACACCGCATCGACTGGCTGACCAACCTCATGCTCGGTAACAACGAGCGGGCGAAGGCCCAGGTGGCGAAGCTGGAACGGCAGGCCGCCCGCCTGCGCCACAAGCTCGACCACTGGGACCGGCAGGCCACCTTCCGCATTGACGGGGCGATCCGGGGGGCCCGGTTCCGCTGGGAGCGAGCGAAGGCGGCCGAGGAGGCGCGGGCGGCACGGGAGCGGGAGCGGCAGAAGCAGACCCACGCCGCGAAACGCGCGGCGCAGGTGCGCGAGATCATCCGCGAGCTGGAAATGGTGCTGATCGCGGCGCGGGGAGGGCGCGAGGCGGTGCTGGCCCGCCAGCGGGAGCTTGAGGGCTGGACCCGGAAGCTGGGCCGTGAAGCCCAGCGGGGCAGGGGAGATGCCCGTCAGAGGTAGGGTGTCAGGAAAAAGCTTGACGGTTTGTATGGTAACGTATATGGTACTAAGCGATGAAGATCGTAGAGTACCTTGAACCGTCCGGCGCCAGTCCTTTCGCTGCGTGGTTCGATGGCCTCGATCATCAGGCGGCTGCCAAAGTGACTGTGGCCCTTGCCCGCATCGAGATCGGCAACCTGTCCAGCGTTAAGGCGGTCGGAGCCGGTGTTCTGGAATACCGCATCGACTGGGGCCCGGGCTACCGGATCTATTTCGGCAAGCAGGGTGACCAGCTGGTGATCCTGCTTGCCGGCGGCACCAAGCGCCGCCAGCAGCGGGATATCGTCCAAGCGCAGGGGCGCT
This window encodes:
- the mobQ gene encoding MobQ family relaxase; translated protein: MASYHLSAQIVKRSQGRSVVAMAAYRSGERLHDAAHDRFADYSNRRGVAFTEIMAPEGSAPWLTDRQTLWNAVEHAEKRSDAQLAREINIALPHELTDAERVELVRAFVAEQFVGRGMVADIAIHQPVREKGENPRNHHAHILLTLRQATPSGLREVKTREWNGRGMLDGWRAAWAAHQNDALRARGFRVQVDHRTLAAQRAEAMARGDRRAASLLDRIPEIHVGPRARQAGRQQRPLSSRPREAGPRRFWEKGAPARRRVVDYPRIDRGHRIDWLTNLMLGNNERAKAQVAKLERQAARLRHKLDHWDRQATFRIDGAIRGARFRWERAKAAEEARAARERERQKQTHAAKRAAQVREIIRELEMVLIAARGGREAVLARQRELEGWTRKLGREAQRGRGDARQR
- a CDS encoding type II toxin-antitoxin system RelE/ParE family toxin, with amino-acid sequence MKIVEYLEPSGASPFAAWFDGLDHQAAAKVTVALARIEIGNLSSVKAVGAGVLEYRIDWGPGYRIYFGKQGDQLVILLAGGTKRRQQRDIVQAQGRWHDYKQRKKEGS